The genomic DNA CCACACATGCCCACTCACGCCCCACAGGCGAGCCCCGGACCGTACAATTATGGTGGCCACTATGCTGGACCCTTTGCTCCACCCCAGCTCCCTCCCGGTTCGATGCCTAGTTTTGAGTATCCCCAGCCCTATGCGACTCCTGTGGACATGTACGCGCACCACGCAATGGGCCCACCAGGATACGGCGCTCACACAGCCCAAAATCCTTACCTGACATCCCCAGCAATGATCAGTAATGCCATAGCACCACCACCCAGCATGCCACCGCCTGGTCAAGGAGTTCCTGAGATCGTTCCCAGCGGTACAGAAGATACTGGCCAAAGCACTAGCTCGTTTGACAAGCAAGTAAGTTCAGTCATCGAGATGACCCAGGACATCTGGAAGCGTACCTCTGGTGTCAAGGACATGCCAAACAGTCTCCGCATCTACATTTTGCTACACCGCGTCATCTCCAAGTTCCATGTGGAGTTCAACCACGAGCCAAATTTGAACCACTTCATTGATGCTCTATCTAATCATGAGATGCCTAAAGCATTAAAGAATGCACCAGGTCTCTCGTGCAAAGCTTGTCAGGTTGGGTCTGCACATCAGCCTCCGGGCTCTTTCTACTCGAAAGCGGAAGAAAGGACGACATACACCGTTTTGGGTCTGTTGTCGCACTTTAGGACGCAACATCTTCCGTACCAGCACTCAAGTTTTGGCCACCCTGTACCGGGCACTGCACTGGATTGGAAGGAAAACATGATCGAGCTTCCTAGTGAACGTTTCATTTCCGGACTAATCCACGCTCCGGGTATGGACGACGAGAAGCTACTAATGATAGCGACCGTCTTTCCGAGCTTGTTTCCCATGCCACTGCCCAAAATCGGTGTGATTGATAGCCACGGATTAGCCTCACCTGCGTCTTCTGGCCCCAAGGATCCAGAAAAGGCCCCAGGCATAGTTGAGGTTTCTCTTGAGACAGCTGCTCCTGCACGTGCCGGCCCCGCGGGCATGATCGCTGCGGATGCAAATGTGGCTCTTCCTCCAAAACCGTTGGAAGCTGGATATGACCCTCTTCGACCAGGTCTCAATACCGAACCGCAGGAAGTACCAGGTGCCATGAATAGGAAACGTTCCTACCGAGACAGTCCGCCTAGTGAGCGTAGACAACACCAGTATCCCGAACCTCGGTACTATGTAGGTGATCTGCAACACTCCAAGCATGTTCATGCAACTGACTTTTCTGTCTGTCAGGTGGCCAGGGATCATTTGGATGATGGCTATCACCGTCCACGAGAGTACGATTATGCTCCAAGCCCCAGAATCGTTCATGCAGGCCCGGCATATGACGACTACCCTGGTCGCCGGACGGCGTTCCGGGAACAGGAGCGATTCTATGGACCACCGGACGAGATTGTCTACGCGCACCCGCGCGAAGGAAGTCATGGTAGCCGGGAATACAGTGCGTATCCTCGGCAGGTACGGTACTATGAAGAAGAGGAGCACCGCCCTGAATACCGGTTTGTGAACGAGCGTCGTTCGCGAGACGACAGCCCTCCTCGAGCACTGTCTGCAGCGGAGCGGTTCCTGGCAGAGAACGAACCTCCACAGCCCTCGTTGGCACAACAGCCAGAGGCAGAACCTGCTACACCAGTGCAGGAGAATGAGAATGGATCACGCTACACTCCTCCACCCACAGATGCTCCTGCGCCAGCCGAGGCCAATGCACCGATTCGTCCGCTCGGGCCACCGCATCCCAGAGCCCCATCTACCGTTTCAAATGGTTCTAGATTTGATGACTACCAACCAAATGGACACCGAATGCCCATGTCTGGACCGGGCGGCCCGCCACGGAGGTCTGGTCCACAGCGTCGACGAGATCGGCCGCATGACCAACGTGGGCCTTCTCGGTACCAGCGGTATATGAGTGTCGCGCGTGACGATCCATACGGTCGTGGGTCGAGCATGAGTCGCTCGCAAAGCAGAAGATACGAGGAGCAACGTCGCCGTATCGATCAACAGGAAACCCCGCAGCCCAATGCCGAACCAGACTACGAGCCAGACTACTCCAGAGAGCATAGCGCTGATCATTCCGTACAAGACGATAGTTTCTTCCCGCCTCCACGTCGTCAGCCCCGGGGCTATGTATCCGTACAAGATCGTCTTCATCCCCATACTCGTGCATACTCGCCTCCCCGATACCGCTACGACGAACCACGCGGCCCGCATTACGTAGACGAGTATGGCCACCCGATCCATGAGTATGAAGTCATTCGAGTACCCAGACACCGCGACCCATATATGCCCCACCAACCTCACCGCTACGAGCCTGAGCCATATAGATATGTGCAGTATGAACGACCACCGCCACAGCGGTATAATAGCCGACACGAAGAGTACATGTACTATGAAGAGAGGGAGAGGCCTATACCGAGGAGGCCAGCGCAGGATGCAGAGAGCGATGTATACGAGCCACCGCCGCCAGAGATCAAGGTAGAGAGCGTGCCTGTACCCATGCCACCTGAGGCATCATGATTGTGCTCTTTAGCATGGCGTTATGAGATTTGTGACGACTTGTAATTCTGGCTTGGATCAATCGACTAATGGAAGTAATTGTTTATAATGGATGGTTCCTTTGAGGGTTGGGCATAATATACTTGCTTCCTGTTCGTTGATTGGTTTTTTCGTGGTCCACCTATGCATGACGGATGGCATGCTGAGTTCATCATGGTGATGTTACACAACGGCAGTGTCTTTCTCTCCCGAGTTGTTATAACAAAGTGTTCTCAAAAGGAGACAGGAATGTGATGACGAGAAACTTTTATTTGGCACGTGTGCCTTCTAGCGGGTATCAGAAAGAAAATGACATATCGAAGAATAGGCGCTGTTCAAGCCGTCGACGGAACCACAGGCTGAACAGAAGAGGTCTCCTCGACACCCTGAGCAGCAGCATCAATCTTGTTCTGCGCAAGTCGCTACAATATGTTAGTCCCAATCTTCCAAACGTCATATGTAAACATACCAGCAAATTCCTCAACAAGACGGCAATCGTAACCTTGCCAATCGCCGGCACATAAATCGACGCCTTCTCCTTGACCTCTGGTGTGAAGTTCTTCTCACTACTAAAATTGATACACGCGGCTCCATCCTTGATCAGCTCCGTCGGCACTTTGAACTTGTCGCCCGGAACACCGCTAATGACCACATCACTGAGTGGCAGGCAGTTTGCCAGCGTCCAACCCGGCTTCTCAACAACCTCATGACGGCGCTTGCGCAACCCAGCACCTCTTGTAAACTCCTGAACATCCGCAATATCAACACTATAAACAGTCGCCCCATCATTCGCCAGCAGCGCCGCCAACGGCCTCCCCACAACCTCACTGCGATTAATCACCGTAATAGTCCGTCCATGCAGGCGATTCCCATACGGCAGAATCGTATTGTAAATCCGCAGATACTCCAGAATCTTGATGACCGCCAGTGGTGTACAAGGCAAGATGCTCTTCTTTGTGTTTTGTGGGTCCAGGAAGCGGATGTTCTGGTACATGTTGAAGATGTAGCGGTGGGAGAGACCCTCGACGTCTTTGTCGATGGAGACGATTTGTTGCAGGTATTGGTCTTGGCGCGAGGAGAAGATTGGGTAGTAGACTATTATTCCTGAGACGGAGGGGTCGGCGTTTGCGGTTAGGAGGGCATCTTCGAGGTTTTCGCGGTCGAGGGTGCGGAGGGAGAAGTCGAAGCCGCTGGTAGGGGTGGTGGGTTAGCTGGGTGTATCTTTTGCCCTGGACTTCCTGGTGTGTTTTTTGGGATCATGGAATGTAGTGGCTTGCTCACTTTTCAACACATGTCTTGCCTGTCCAGTCTGCGTAGACTTTGGCAGCTGGGTCGGAGCTGGCAAGGAAGCCAACGAGTAGCGGTTTCTTGTTGATTTTGCTGAGGCCATCGCGGACTTCTTCCAACAAGCTTTTCGCAATGTTGTTGGCGAGAACGACCTTACAGTTGGGTTTATCGTCAGCCATGGCGGGGTAGATGTCTATGCTAATCCGGGGAAAGGAAGGTTTCGTAGTTGGTAAAGTTTGTGTTTTCCACCCAAAGGAAGAAAAAAGTGAAGTAGCCCTTATAAAAAGTCGCCCAGCCCTCTATATTAGCGgaaacaagagagagaaatTAATTCCCTCTCCCATCACCTGCAGAAACCCAACTGCCATCCGTAAGCAGCATTTTTTCGCGCGCAAAGCTGCCCCACCATTGGACCCCCGATACCGGCCAATCAGCAGCCCCGCAACTCCGTAACGTCATACGCGGGAGTTTGACGGGTGATGCGGGACGTGGATTTGTTGCGCATCTTTGTGAATTCTTTACGGTGTTCTTTCACGAATCGACGGTTACCTGGTATCGATTTGCATAATCACACTCCCGGGACCAAACAACCCTCCCTGGCTCTGGATACGTGAATATGTCAGATATTCAGCAGTATCTGCTTGACTTTGATAGGAGCAAGAAGGAGGCTACTGCGACTGCGAAACAGAGCGCGACGCGTATGTACGAGGCGGGAGCACGCGCGGGTTGTGGGGAGACGTTGCTGATTGTGGGGTAGGGCTCGAGGATGGCAAGTTGAAGCTTGTTAGTCTGGTTACGGACCTGGGTGAATATCTGAATAGTGAGGATGGGGCGATTAGGGCGAAGAGTATGTGAATTGGGAGATGAGATGGAATTGGCGTTTTGCTAATGATAAGTGCAGCGATGTCGTACCTCGCCGAGGTGCTAGAGCAGACTTCACCGAAGGTCTTGTCTTTACAACAGCGTACGTACCTTTAGAGGAGTCGTCGTATCGGCGGACCGAACACACAAGCCCAAGACAGATATAAAGGGACAAAATAGGAGTATAGGGTGGCATTatgactggactgactgtAACTAGGAAATTTACTATGCGACTTTACCGTCTCCCGAACCGAAGACAGCGAAGGCCTAGGATCATGTGCGACAGCGCTGTTAGCCCTCGAGAACCTCGGAAAGTGGGACGACCAACGGGTTGTCAGCATCGTGGAAGCGCTCCTGAACAACACACATCCTCTCCGCCAATACAAACAACAGAGCGAAAGATACCCGGTGTTGAGACTTATCGATAGGCTCATGGCCAAGTACAGGGACATTCTACAAGCCCACCACGATGCAACGCCCGGCTTCATGGAGCGCTTTATATCATATTTTGACGGAGAGAAGGATCCTCGGAATCTGATGGTAGTATTCTCAATTCTACGAGTGCCCATGGCAGAGTGGAATATTGGCGCAGATGCACAAAATCTTTTTGATGCTGTATTCAACTACTTTCCCATTACCTTCCGGCCACCTCCCGATGACCCGTACGGCATCACTGCTCAGGACCTCAAGGATCGTTTGCGCGACTGCATATCTTCTACGGCCGACTTTGCGCCATATGCCTTCCCTGCGCTGCTAGATAAGCTTGACTCAACGTCGATGAACACCAAGCGAGACGTGCTATCGGCAATCACCGCATCGGTAAACGGATATGGTCCACGGACGGTGTCTTTATATGCTGTTACGTTATGGGATGCACTAAAGTTTGAAGTGCTCAACGTACAAGAGGAGGATCTTGCTAAAGAGGCTCTGGCGGCTTTGGCTGCTATCGCGAGAACGCTGTCGCAGGGTACACCAGGGTCCCTCCAGGCTTACTTGAAACCAATCATCAAAGAATGCAACGAGCACTTAGAAGACGCGCCGACGAAGCAGTCGCAAGCCTCCGCGCGGTTCTTGGAGAGTATCGCAAATGTGTCTCCGGATGTCACCAGCATTCTGCTAGCTGGAGTTCTGCCAAATCTCTTTCTCCTGTTCCAGACAGCAGATACCATGCAAAAGCGCCGAGGCTTGCTTGAGGTCCTTGTTCAACTCATCAAAGCGAACATTGATGTCTACGGCGACTGGAGAAAGATGGGTCCTGGTGGAGAGCAAGTTGGGAAAAACGCCCTTCTCCAATTCCGAGACCAAGCGCTGGAGGTAATGGTGAATGGACTGGAGACTGCTCCGAGTAAGGAGGTATCGTTTCGACTTGTATGTCTTGGCGGTTTGATACAGCTATCAAAGGCTCGCGGACTGCTTAGCGACGAGGATGTCGGCAGGATTATCCAGTTATTGCATTCCATCGTCATCCACGAGGAATCGTACGGGAAAGACGAGGTCAAAGGAGCAGCCATCAACGGTATCGTTGAGATCGCTCATCAGAAACCACAAGTCGTCGTCGATAAAGCATTCCCAGCGTTCCTAGCCCAACTTCCTGACACAGACGCAAATGGATCGGATGGCTACATGGCCGTGCTCGAAGCTTTCGCTAAGCTCGCCAGCGAGGAGCAGGTATTTGACACAGTCATACTACGACTCAAGAACAAGTTCAGTGCAGCGGTACAGCAAGGTGCTTCGTCCAAGTATATTGTTGCACTCCTCTCGGCCATGTTATATGCGCTCAAGAAGGGCGAGAACAAGCTGTCCCAGAGCTCGGACACCTCGACGTACTACAACGATATAGCCCTCCCGCTGATTCAGCGTGCGTCAAGCTCCGATACGACCCATCCTGTCGCATTCAACAATGAGATGACGCTGGATCTCGTCGGTCGCATATGCAACTTAATCATCAGATATCTGCCCACTGACCAGCAGAACAGTATCGCTTCGGAGTTGTACACACTGTTCCGTGGCACACCACAAGCCGAACTCCCACCTTTCAACACCAATGCAAGTGTCGAAAGCAACAGAACGATGATTGTGTCGACTCATCTACTCGCCTCTTTCCGCAAAGATACAACTCTTCCTTGCGAGCTCCAGCTACTAATAACATCCCTCGCAAACTATGCACAGCAACCCGCGCTATCACCACTGGTTCGATCAACCTCTCTTCGCCAGATGTCGCTCGTAATCAACAAATACTACACTCCCGCCGCCCTCAAAACATGCATGGACCCCCTCATTGCCGAGTTCGACCTTCTAAACCCCGAAAAGCTCGACCTACCCAGAATACGAATCATCTTCGCCTGCCTCCGGGGAATAGTCCTCAGAAGCAGCGCCGTACTAAACACACTCTACCCAACCCTCCTCTCACTCCTCTCCCACCCGCAATACGGCATCACCGTCGCCCAAGGCTTCACAACCCTCCTCCAACCAGACGACCTCCTCACAAAAGAAAATCACTGTCAGATCCTCGGTCTGCACAAGCACAAGACTTTTGCTCTCTTGGTGCCAAACATCACATCCGCGTTCAAAGACGCAGACGCAGAGACTAAACCAAACTACCTCATCGCTCTCAGC from Pyrenophora tritici-repentis strain M4 chromosome 8, whole genome shotgun sequence includes the following:
- a CDS encoding Atrophin-1 multi-domain protein is translated as MEDRESSVVSSVDFYGSDANATHAPAPAVPSDAPLPKRKADDAPAEPDKKRKLELDASSPPYDLPCCAGLPPELWQHVFSFCSLADLGRLIQVNRPFLSYLTDVRTASTSKSGHGRLHLLKSESLWASARNALCTKPPKPLPGFSELQMWQLAWSKRCQFCNKLDSYTPGERIWQKGPGNTGVRAIWPFAIRACGPCLLQQCQTDASLLFSTASAVRPALPFALLTNDQHYIAAYTLQSATTPADVEIAKYYYKNDVQDMTQELNEALGRGPAAAEEWAKGLEARGRERMKLAENWERWEVKNQWWEQHNEGKRAASAAPSQPATSHKRPSRSPPRRTPSPIIHAPIPASKSTSAVSFAVTHGNPSRYLNNAPPVPNLTAVAPSSQQGQARPPTVPPQAFTPSGQRNLHDANEAKATRKTDIERRCQQMEPPIAPNVLRHMDSFKAAIQIPQPMNDYAWSVLQPRLIAQLPAAQQAEADHVARAASHSSKAADRRHLDANSKEAREVMDREWEESQRPIRDRLDAIADEFINRDWDHGNAVTYENSPKFAADLLAYVRRTFYAERARSSTDHADSKPKLVLDNMKWVYDNKIKPLTEQFRKDIFLCHGQGCEHNNKYYGFEGVTQHYGAKHTSNFSSGNVVVAWREAEWPEETPFHPDPSSVKPLHAHHPSSGTNGYGGYYNGYSRAGASTPHMPTHAPQASPGPYNYGGHYAGPFAPPQLPPGSMPSFEYPQPYATPVDMYAHHAMGPPGYGAHTAQNPYLTSPAMISNAIAPPPSMPPPGQGVPEIVPSGTEDTGQSTSSFDKQVSSVIEMTQDIWKRTSGVKDMPNSLRIYILLHRVISKFHVEFNHEPNLNHFIDALSNHEMPKALKNAPGLSCKACQVGSAHQPPGSFYSKAEERTTYTVLGLLSHFRTQHLPYQHSSFGHPVPGTALDWKENMIELPSERFISGLIHAPGMDDEKLLMIATVFPSLFPMPLPKIGVIDSHGLASPASSGPKDPEKAPGIVEVSLETAAPARAGPAGMIAADANVALPPKPLEAGYDPLRPGLNTEPQEVPGAMNRKRSYRDSPPSERRQHQYPEPRYYVARDHLDDGYHRPREYDYAPSPRIVHAGPAYDDYPGRRTAFREQERFYGPPDEIVYAHPREGSHGSREYSAYPRQVRYYEEEEHRPEYRFVNERRSRDDSPPRALSAAERFLAENEPPQPSLAQQPEAEPATPVQENENGSRYTPPPTDAPAPAEANAPIRPLGPPHPRAPSTVSNGSRFDDYQPNGHRMPMSGPGGPPRRSGPQRRRDRPHDQRGPSRYQRYMSVARDDPYGRGSSMSRSQSRRYEEQRRRIDQQETPQPNAEPDYEPDYSREHSADHSVQDDSFFPPPRRQPRGYVSVQDRLHPHTRAYSPPRYRYDEPRGPHYVDEYGHPIHEYEVIRVPRHRDPYMPHQPHRYEPEPYRYVQYERPPPQRYNSRHEEYMYYEERERPIPRRPAQDAESDVYEPPPPEIKVESVPVPMPPEAS
- a CDS encoding FolD, 5,10-methylene-tetrahydrofolate dehydrogenase-Methenyl tetrahydrofolate cyclohydrolase translates to MADDKPNCKVVLANNIAKSLLEEVRDGLSKINKKPLLVGFLASSDPAAKVYADWTGKTCVENGFDFSLRTLDRENLEDALLTANADPSVSGIIVYYPIFSSRQDQYLQQIVSIDKDVEGLSHRYIFNMYQNIRFLDPQNTKKSILPCTPLAVIKILEYLRIYNTILPYGNRLHGRTITVINRSEVVGRPLAALLANDGATVYSVDIADVQEFTRGAGLRKRRHEVVEKPGWTLANCLPLSDVVISGVPGDKFKVPTELIKDGAACINFSSEKNFTPEVKEKASIYVPAIGKVTIAVLLRNLLRLAQNKIDAAAQGVEETSSVQPVVPSTA
- a CDS encoding MMS19 nucleotide excision repair protein; this translates as MSDIQQYLLDFDRSKKEATATAKQSATRLEDGKLKLVSLVTDLGEYLNSEDGAIRAKTMSYLAEVLEQTSPKVLSLQQRNLLCDFTVSRTEDSEGLGSCATALLALENLGKWDDQRVVSIVEALLNNTHPLRQYKQQSERYPVLRLIDRLMAKYRDILQAHHDATPGFMERFISYFDGEKDPRNLMVVFSILRVPMAEWNIGADAQNLFDAVFNYFPITFRPPPDDPYGITAQDLKDRLRDCISSTADFAPYAFPALLDKLDSTSMNTKRDVLSAITASVNGYGPRTVSLYAVTLWDALKFEVLNVQEEDLAKEALAALAAIARTLSQGTPGSLQAYLKPIIKECNEHLEDAPTKQSQASARFLESIANVSPDVTSILLAGVLPNLFLLFQTADTMQKRRGLLEVLVQLIKANIDVYGDWRKMGPGGEQVGKNALLQFRDQALEVMVNGLETAPSKEVSFRLVCLGGLIQLSKARGLLSDEDVGRIIQLLHSIVIHEESYGKDEVKGAAINGIVEIAHQKPQVVVDKAFPAFLAQLPDTDANGSDGYMAVLEAFAKLASEEQVFDTVILRLKNKFSAAVQQGASSKYIVALLSAMLYALKKGENKLSQSSDTSTYYNDIALPLIQRASSSDTTHPVAFNNEMTLDLVGRICNLIIRYLPTDQQNSIASELYTLFRGTPQAELPPFNTNASVESNRTMIVSTHLLASFRKDTTLPCELQLLITSLANYAQQPALSPLVRSTSLRQMSLVINKYYTPAALKTCMDPLIAEFDLLNPEKLDLPRIRIIFACLRGIVLRSSAVLNTLYPTLLSLLSHPQYGITVAQGFTTLLQPDDLLTKENHCQILGLHKHKTFALLVPNITSAFKDADAETKPNYLIALSGALRWMPFDIVVEEVGQLVTLLLQSLDLKGVDIVKEAAIGTLISTLREKHEVLEEHTGALISRLLACATKEKNGKGKKEGASPPPPSVRIAALKCLLLVAEKFSEDVIVRYRRAVCKGLVAALDDGKRDVRREAVRCRAKWLMADEPDDD